In Hylaeus volcanicus isolate JK05 unplaced genomic scaffold, UHH_iyHylVolc1.0_haploid 12237, whole genome shotgun sequence, the genomic stretch TGTCAGATCGCGTTCTTTCAGGTAATATATAAAGCTATTAAATTCGTCCGTTTTCCAAGCTgacttttattataaatctaaCAAATCTTCCCAATGtcaaagtttcttttgttttctaagtaatttcaacgttaatttattttttaattgaataaaaaaaaagggtctAATCGTCTTACCTTTAACCTTTCACactttatttcatatttccaaTTTCGAAAATGACTACTTTTTAAcatcgaaattatttcaattcaacAGATAcatttgatgaaaaaaatgtgacgCAATCGGAGGAAAAAAACAATGATAATTGTCATAATTCAATCATGAATagtattaataaagaaataattagcGAAACATCTTCGTTAAAACCtcaatcaaataataaaatgtcagATATAAATTCACTAAGTGGTCTGCCAACTCCTGGTACGGACAAATTGTATAGAAAGTGtcataagaaatatttgtttgttatgTAGTGACCTCAACATCTCATGTCGAAACACCTAGAGAGACTCACGATCTAAACGCATTCCTATATAAAAAGTCGTCTAAGGTTGTACTACCAAGCGCTGTAAGTAACATTTCAAAAACGTTTATGTGAATAAGATTACCCCAAGCTTTGATagcataaatttcaatttacgacATTCATTTAATAGGTTTCCGACTCTGATATCACTTTAAGAAATGCTATTTCTCATGTGTTAATGAGTCAAGAAGAACGTGTTTTATTGGTCCATCCAGAAACGTATGTCTTTTCTTCCCactcttttatatattaaaatgccTATCAGTAGGAGAATCCAGCATCTTATTTCCCCTAGAAACATTCTTTTGCTTCTAGACccaaaagaatgaaattaattttactaaaagttaattaaatttaaaatatttgtacaaaatgtattttatccATGCTgatatttaactttttaataaaatttttttgttatttaatcgaaacaaaaaacaaaaattgttccattTCAATAAAGGTTTTCTTACAACAAGACTGATCAATGGGcatagaacaaaatttaatgatattatatttcaccaataggtttttttaattgcaaaatgtgACAATGAGAAATAGTGTGAGCGTTAACCCATTATCTTTGCTATGGTTAAGTACTAATAACAAAGATCGATTTATTAACAGATTCATTAGCTTTGAAGACTCATGACAAAACGCCAGTGAAAgcttcaaaaaataatatacgaaATGTTACTAAAAGATAGCTCGTCAATAAGTTTACATGTTTTAATGTTACTAAAACATATCTTTACTCCAACATTTCGCCATCTTTCCATCTATTTTGTACTTTAAAAGAGATTtgataacattatttaaacgGAATGATAGATAACGACGACTCATGTGCGGGACAGTAATACTACAGCAAGATTCATGTATTTGAACACCAGAACTTGACGTATTTATATCGTAACCATGAAAAATTTAGGatatactttttgaaaaaaaattttaaacagttttttttttcaaacaaaagtaaaaCTAGAGTTTTAGATCATAGAAAATacgttttaatattgtaattttccGTCTCATAAAGttgctttttttcttatttatgtacacggtaaaaaataattttaatttttttttttaactggcTTGTGttacaaaatatcaaagaaaggCTGTGTATATCTAcaactacaaataaattttttttcttcattgatTTTGAAGAATCCGTTAATCCacacagtttatttttaatttaaaaataaaaaagtcacttaacaagaaaaaaaaatgttgtaaagtGCGTGCATGCCTAAATATGTCGgtacagataaaaaaaataatgtatccgAGGTAGTATAGTGGTGAGTATTTCCGCCTGTCACGCGGAAGACCCGGGTTCAATTCCCGGCCTTggagttttttattttttgtggaatttgaatattttgaaatacacgtatatatttaaagtccagtaaattattttttaaaaaaaatttgaaatttttttaaattctcttttaacttaaatgtttttataaaacaccTTTAAGAAAGGttacaaattctttaaatcttttaaattagaTTTAATAATGTCATCGGACTCCATAAGGAAGTGAACATATTCCTAGATCATACACTCCAAATGCGGTAAAAAATTATGATGAGAACGCGATTACCTctatataagaaaaatgtgaatatGACATAGCAAGCTGagactgtaaatatttaatgaacatatttttttgctGCAGTTCCTGATTTTGACTTTTAATCCGAGTTTGAAGAAAATCAGTAACATCTCGATATCTTAAAGCCGACgctagtttatataaaatagttgATTTTAGCTGCGACGTTGTAGGTCGATCATTAGGCTATTGGTAttataacaatattcaatGCATAAGTTAACATTTGATTCAAAAAATAGAAGACGCTTACATCATTTGACAACATCCATCTAATAACAGTAAAAagttcttttatatataacgTGGGAAACTCCACTGTTCCAACATATCCTGACTCAAGGCCATCCAAAATTACAACTGTTACACTCAAATTAACCAAGGTAAATACCTTCATCTACTAAATGACGTAAATCTTCGTAGCACGAAGCTCGGCTAAAAGGTGATCTAAGTATTGTTGTTTTTATAGAAGgcagtattaaaaaataagtaatgtGGGACGAAATTCTTACGTTCCCGTGgaaatttcgtaaattaaacATCCTAATGACCATATATCTGACTTCTCATCATACTTTGAGCAGCACAAAATTTCCTAAATGTTTTTGCACCCCAACggccagaaaaaaaatttatccaTTAACGAGAATATAGTTCAATAATTACAGGAGACATGTAATACGGAGTTCCCACGTGTGTTTCAGCCATTTGCTGTAATGgttctttgaataaaaaaaaaggaaaccaCAGGCAACTGAAATTACAAAGGAATTCGGTATACAAAGTTGGGCTTACGGAGAACTTTTGCAAGACCAAAATCAGCAAGCTTAagcttctttaaaaaaaacaatggatATAATACAATGcggtgtttaaaaaaaaattagatgtctatatactttatattttcccgataaaagaatattttgagGTTTCAAATCGCGATGAAGCACCTTGCCTGTTTTACGAGTATGACAGTAGTCTAGTGCATTTACCAGTTGACGGAACCAAGAAAGTATAAGTTCTTCAGGAAGATAATGACttaacagaaaaagaaaaaaaattattttgaatttagttAATCGTTCAGCATGTTTACTAATAACACTAAAGTGCATACCCCTTTTTAACAGTATAACTCAAATATCTTCCCAAATCCCCTCCATCACAATACTCCATAATGAGATATATACAGGCTGTCGACTTATCGTTAATTTTACCAACgtaactgaaaaaaaaaaaaattctgtatagaaatgaattcttgtTTGTTTACCGTACAATATTGGTATGCCATAAACTTTGAAGTAATTCCACTTCTTGAGCTAGTTGACGCTTTTCAGCGTCttccatattataatactttattttcttccaaacAAGTAACTTCTAGAAaatgtgattaaaaaaaagaatctacTATTGTTagttgttttttaaaaaaaaggctTACACAagggttttttttaaatctaattttttgaACCATGCCAAACTGCCCTCTTCCAATATCTTCAAtaatctttttattcaatttatatttaaaaacattaagTATTTACACAAGATTTATGTCTACCTCATAATCATCAAGATTATTTGTGATTTCAAAAACATTACTATCTGAACGATTAACTCCTGATAAATCGGTAAAGGAATTTTGCTCGGCAGGAATCATGCAATCCTCCcccattttaatattactgggttataaaaaaagttgaatttaATACTCTTTTGAGTTATTTCATAGTTAAGTTTTTGCGTTTAATCCTTTCAATTAGGATTATGTAGAGTCATAGATTGGCACGTGAGTTTCAACTGAAATTTTGTGCTTCATTTGAAtagacaatataaaataataaattaccaaAGCTGAGTTTTCATATAATGTGAAATCTGTTAATGACacaacattgaaaaaaaaaaatatttttttttgtatattattgtattttatgtttatgttgttCTACATAAAAtgtgtgaaattttttttttaaaaaacgtaattaatttttgtaaataaaagtagcattttaatattatattttatgtacaaattaatttgttgcCCTGCGACAGTTCCCTTCAGAAATTCAGTCAAGTTATAGGGACcgtttacaataaatttggTTTTACGTACATTGACATTACCCAGTAGTCAACGATtggttatttttgaaaattaaacaatagattattaaattacaaaaaaataaaaatgagtgTTGAGAAAGATAAAGAGGCTCAAGGGAGCGTTCAGAAGGTATCTGGACCTTGTAGGTTTTTTTTCATGTCGAAATTGTGTTTATTAAGAATAACTatagattaaatatattttatatcttgaCAACTAAATATTTGTGTCATGCTACTTTGTAttcgagttttttttatttttaaacatgtttctttttagtGGTTATTGCGGAAAACATGGCAggaacaaaaatgtttgaactTGTGAGAGTAGGATGGATTAACATTGTTGGTGAAGTTATTCGTTTAGACAATTCATCCGCTTATATTCAGTGTTATGAAGATACATGTGagctattaaaagaattttttttttacatgaaccaaatataaaaatgttttttttaaccttGTAATTACTTAGCTGGTCTTAGCGTTGGAGATCCCGTTTACAACACAGGCAAACCGCTATCAGTACAATTAGGACCTGGTATTTTAGGTGCTATATTTGATGGTATACAACGTCCATTAATGCGCATTGCGGAGATGACGAATAGCGTTTTTATTCCAAGAGGAGTCAACGTGATCGCTTTAGGTATAGATTTATAGTGGATTGtctaaaaaagaagaatctgctttattttgtttaaaaagagaaatctGTTTAAcctaaaaattattatgttgTATTATTTGTCATAAGATGACAAGAAACTTTGGGATTACacaaaaaacgaaaaactTCGAGTAGGAGATCTTGTGACTGGAGGCGATGTTTTAGGTTCTGTATATGAAAACACCTTATTTAAGAATCACAAAATTATGGTTCCGCCAAAGTCTCAAGgaagaatcaaatttttagCTCCATCAGGTCAATATAATGTTGTGCAAACTATAGCGGAAATTGAAGCACAtggaaaagtatttattttgatttttgtttattaggaaaagttgattaataattcttttttattgtgCAGGTAGAGAAACTTGCTTTATCTCACTACTGGCCTGTTAGAGAACCACGACCAGTTCTTGAAAAATTACCCTCTACTTCACCGCTCTTTACTGGACAACGAGTACTTGATTGTCTATTTCCATGCTGCCAGGGGGGAACATGTGCTGTTCCAGGAGCTTTTGGTGTCGGTAAAACATGTATTTCTCAAGTAAGTAAAGGCATATTGAAGGTGAAAACACGATATGAATGAGTTAAATACATGGTAGGCTTTATCGAAATATTCTAACAGTGACGCTGTTATTTACGTGGGCTGTGGAGAACGAGGGAATGAAATGGCTGAGGTTCTAGCCGAATTCCCTGAACTTACTACTTTTGTTGATGTAtgctaaaaaaatatttttaaatatttttacaaaagtgaTTTagggaaaagaagaaggaattATGCAGCGTACTTGCTTAGTTGCAAATACTTCAAATATGCCTGTCGCAGCGCGTGAGGCGTCTATATACACAGGAATATCTCTTGCAGAATACTTTCGTGATATgggtaattaaaataaatattttttgaaaactaAAATTGAATGATACTGCAAAGGTTACAATATATCTATTATGGCGGACTCGACTTCGCGCTGGGCAGAGGCGCTTCGAGAAATTTCTGGTCGGCTTGCTGAAATGCCTGCTGATAGTGGTTACCCCGCCTATCTTGGAGCACGTTTAGCATGTTTTTATGAGCGAGCCGGTCGTGCGAAGTGTATTGGGTTCCCTGATCGTGATGGATCCGTTAGTATAGTTGGTGCAGTTTCTCCACCTGGTGGAGATTTCTCGGATCCTGTCACAACGGCTACTATGTCTATTGTTCAAGTCTTTTGGGGACTTGACAAAAAACTAGctcaaagaaaacattttccagCAGTCAATTGGACAACCTCATTTTCAAAGTATATTAGAGCATTGGAGCCTTATTTTGAAAGTATTGATCCTCATTTTGTTGAGTTACGAACAAAAATGGCAGAGATTTTACAACAAGAAGCAGATTTATCAGATATTGTTCAACTTGTTGGCAAAGATTCTTTATCGGAGACTCAAAAACTTATTATGGAAGTAGCGAAAATTATACGAGAAGATTTTTTACAACAGAATTCATTCACTGACTATGATTACACTTGTCCTTTCTTTAAGGTATATGTTCAATTCAAAAAATGCAattacaaataacaaaaaaaatttcagacTGTTGGAATGATGAAAgtcatttgtcatttttatgaTCAGTGTATGAAGTGTATAATGGGtaggttttgttttttatattttaaataccttaactcatgtaaattttttcgttttttcagATACGTCATCTCGGGAACGACGAATAACTTGGAGCtgcatttataattctatGCGTGATACTCTAACCAAAATTATgtcaatgaaatttgaatcCCCTCGGCAATCGGAGGACGTGATTAAGCGAAATTTTAAGATTATAATAGATGAAATAACTAATCAATTGAGAATTATTACAGAGGTTTGATGTAAAGGCTGTGGAtaactgaatattttcatttttttgagAATAGTGAATGTACAAATATACCTTGTTTTAAATTCAGCTGTTTCATAGATTTAGTGATGTGATTCAACTTATGCACAAATAactcaattataattttttaatttttccagcgTTTTTATCCAACCTgtaaacgatattttttttttgcaaaaattagtATGTGAAATTATGATTCATGAACATTTTTGGAATAGtttaaacgaacaaatttattattcttatataaattttcatgtcTAAtgcctttttatttaaaaaagttgttaatTTAAAGGTTTGAGTAGGAGGCATCTTTTCTATGCTTATCACTTATTTTCACAGCGGAAATAAAAAGGTAGCGTTGGATGAAGTGGAAGGTTTCATTGTGGTGCAAGCGACTCACTAGTAGAATAAGGGTTCCCGTATCGGTAGACGTATTTCAGGCGATTGACTAGGACTCACTTTAGAGAGAGGTTCCCATTTTTGGGGTCTTGCGTCCCAACTCTATACATTTTAGATTTCCGATTATCGAGGCCGTTTTTATcgtttattgcaaaataagaaaaagcaCTATTGTATTAAAAGTCTAAGGTAAAAAGCTTTATTCACTTAACGTCAATCGTTATATTTAACGTTTTACAAGAAggataaaacattaaaaattggttttgttaaaaaaaaagaaagcgaaaAATGTGTGGTTAATTCCAGTGTAAACTAATCATATTGAATTtgttcaacaaaaattcaaagcaagagtttttaaagtttcagtaAAGGTAAAACATTGATATAGGATTGTTGCTTGAACAACGAAATATTGGGTACAAAAAAGAGAATTAGAATTGaacatgtttttcttttaataaattccagatAAGTGGAGTGGTTGTTAATGATACGCTGTCTAAAATGGAGAGAACTGCAGTGAATAAACTTCCCACGGTAGGATACACAGTGGAAAGAAAGCGAATGTCTGGTTCTgacaaaaattttttgttggatccagtaatacaataaataagtTGACGTTGACTTCTTGAAGCGGCTAACCATTGAATGATGGATTTCAGTTCAATGTCACCACGAAATACTCCGCATCCCCTGGCAACGTATGGCACAagcaagtttttaatttctttcttatttgtAGAAGGACAAAATATATCATACCAATGACCAGAAGCAAATGGAGTGCGTTTTTCTGTCAAATCACTATCGGTTATAGTTGCTtctactataaaatataaagttaaatatttgaaaatactaCCTTTCTACTCTTACAAGCTGAATAGAGTTTTTGCAGGTCTCGCATAAAATGCGACCTTTTGAATTGATTAAAACTATCCTCTCttgatttataatgaatagCATCAACTGCCACAATTGTTGTAGGTACAAGAGAGTTTTGGAACCTTGTAGggatataattttgttgtttttcatGCCAATGTGCTGGCCCAAGACATGTCAAACGTGAGGAGTAACCTATGAAAATGCgtacgaaacaaaaaaattagcaTTGCTTTTTCTAGGGGGGATAAAAAAAGCAGTGAATACGTTTATATACCTTGATGGGCAACATATCGATTGACTCCTTTAATAATAAGAGCCTCATTTTTACATAATGGCTCGGTAAGAAAGGATACAGCAATGGTTTCTGGATgcgtcaaaaaaaaaatttcttcttgtGCACATCCACTACGAAGTGTGCCACCTCCAATTTTGTGAGACGCAAAATCAGCCTAAACGAAATTATGAAAACTCATTAACCCACctatttcttttctacttGTAAAGATCCTTGACaatcttgaataaatttgttatagtGAACCGTAAAAGTAACAAGAGGTAAATCACATTGACTCCATATTGTACATAATTGGTTGAGAGATGCCGAATGTTTGTAAGTCGTCGTATTTTCTGTAACATTGAAATCATCAATTGCGATTCCAACAACACGCGTTACACTCACACGTTCCTGcatcaaataatgaaaaacgTCAAGTTGATCAGTCGTGCACTCATTTGTTTTTTCGGTCGCATGCTGGAGCTTGCAAGTCGGCAATGATTGATCTGGGTCAATAccgttttttatattttcaagataaaCAAAGTAGCTCGCTATGAATTTaagtttttcttgaaaaatacgGTGCATTATATTGtgataccaaaaaaaaaaatttgaaaaatcatttgaAGGGAATATTTTCACCCCAAATAAAGTGAGTCCTAAAATAGAGGCCAAATCATGACGGGATAAGTGTATAGTGTTAGGAGTTTGTTTTTTAAGGTTagttaatgttaatttttttgacAGAAAGGAAAGTGCCAAGTCGATTACAAATATCCATGTTTTTTTAGTCATCCATTGGTTCAATAGTATTATAGTGTTGTGTACACTATCAGAAACCTCTTGATTTTCAGCAATCCACTGGGTCCAACATGATTGTTGTGATTCCTGAACTAATGTGTCTGGATCAAACATGAGCACAGCATTACGATTTTGAAAGTGAATATTTTGATAGGATAAACTGTGACATGCCATCAAAACAGTTGCGATGCACGTGATACCCTGCCTACTAACGTTATCTGTGTGACATAGTGAATTGTGAAGAGTTTGAAGAAACTCACGTTGGCAGGTCAGGCGATTTTTAGGTACCATAACGTAAATCTCAAAATGTGTGCGATTTCACATAAACAAAGTCATAAATAGGCTAGCATGTTGGTTTAAAACAACGTTATAAGCTGAGCTGATCTAATTCAGTTGTTAACGgattgaagaaaacaaaaaaatcagtGTTAGCCTTAAGTAATGTCTGTGAACAGTTTGCTagcattttaaaaacaaattttggtATTCATCAAAACGTAGGTTTCAAATGCTGTTAATCTTTCGAGCGTGCAACAACACTCCGCTctatgatattttaaaaaaataatctt encodes the following:
- the LOC128884214 gene encoding probable serine/threonine-protein kinase nek2 — encoded protein: MGEDCMIPAEQNSFTDLSGVNRSDSNVFEITNNLDDYEIIEDIGRGQFGMVQKIRFKKNPCKLLVWKKIKYYNMEDAEKRQLAQEVELLQSLWHTNIVRYVGKINDKSTACIYLIMEYCDGGDLGRYLSYTVKKGHYLPEELILSWFRQLVNALDYCHTRKTGKVLHRDLKPQNILLSGKYKKLKLADFGLAKVLQPLQQMAETHVGTPYYMSPEILCCSKYDEKSDIWSLGCLIYEISTGTSPFSRASCYEDLRHLVDEGYVGTVEFPTLYIKELFTVIRWMLSNDPNDRPTTSQLKSTILYKLASALRYRDVTDFLQTRIKSQNQELQQKNMFIKYLQSQLAMSYSHFSYIEEYVHFLMESDDIIKSNLKDLKNL
- the LOC128883643 gene encoding V-type proton ATPase catalytic subunit A-like isoform X1 translates to MSVEKDKEAQGSVQKVSGPLVIAENMAGTKMFELVRVGWINIVGEVIRLDNSSAYIQCYEDTSGLSVGDPVYNTGKPLSVQLGPGILGAIFDGIQRPLMRIAEMTNSVFIPRGVNVIALDDKKLWDYTKNEKLRVGDLVTGGDVLGSVYENTLFKNHKIMVPPKSQGRIKFLAPSGQYNVVQTIAEIEAHGKVEKLALSHYWPVREPRPVLEKLPSTSPLFTGQRVLDCLFPCCQGGTCAVPGAFGVGKTCISQALSKYSNSDAVIYVGCGERGNEMAEVLAEFPELTTFVDGKEEGIMQRTCLVANTSNMPVAAREASIYTGISLAEYFRDMGYNISIMADSTSRWAEALREISGRLAEMPADSGYPAYLGARLACFYERAGRAKCIGFPDRDGSVSIVGAVSPPGGDFSDPVTTATMSIVQVFWGLDKKLAQRKHFPAVNWTTSFSKYIRALEPYFESIDPHFVELRTKMAEILQQEADLSDIVQLVGKDSLSETQKLIMEVAKIIREDFLQQNSFTDYDYTCPFFKTVGMMKVICHFYDQCMKCIMDTSSRERRITWSCIYNSMRDTLTKIMSMKFESPRQSEDVIKRNFKIIIDEITNQLRIITEV
- the LOC128883643 gene encoding V-type proton ATPase catalytic subunit A-like isoform X2 — translated: MAGTKMFELVRVGWINIVGEVIRLDNSSAYIQCYEDTSGLSVGDPVYNTGKPLSVQLGPGILGAIFDGIQRPLMRIAEMTNSVFIPRGVNVIALDDKKLWDYTKNEKLRVGDLVTGGDVLGSVYENTLFKNHKIMVPPKSQGRIKFLAPSGQYNVVQTIAEIEAHGKVEKLALSHYWPVREPRPVLEKLPSTSPLFTGQRVLDCLFPCCQGGTCAVPGAFGVGKTCISQALSKYSNSDAVIYVGCGERGNEMAEVLAEFPELTTFVDGKEEGIMQRTCLVANTSNMPVAAREASIYTGISLAEYFRDMGYNISIMADSTSRWAEALREISGRLAEMPADSGYPAYLGARLACFYERAGRAKCIGFPDRDGSVSIVGAVSPPGGDFSDPVTTATMSIVQVFWGLDKKLAQRKHFPAVNWTTSFSKYIRALEPYFESIDPHFVELRTKMAEILQQEADLSDIVQLVGKDSLSETQKLIMEVAKIIREDFLQQNSFTDYDYTCPFFKTVGMMKVICHFYDQCMKCIMDTSSRERRITWSCIYNSMRDTLTKIMSMKFESPRQSEDVIKRNFKIIIDEITNQLRIITEV
- the LOC128884312 gene encoding poly(ADP-ribose) glycohydrolase-like, producing the protein MVPKNRLTCQREFLQTLHNSLCHTDNVSRQGITCIATVLMACHSLSYQNIHFQNRNAVLMFDPDTLVQESQQSCWTQWIAENQEVSDSVHNTIILLNQWMTKKTWIFVIDLALSFLSKKLTLTNLKKQTPNTIHLSRHDLASILGLTLFGVKIFPSNDFSNFFFWYHNIMHRIFQEKLKFIASYFVYLENIKNGIDPDQSLPTCKLQHATEKTNECTTDQLDVFHYLMQERVSVTRVVGIAIDDFNVTENTTTYKHSASLNQLCTIWSQCDLPLVTFTVHYNKFIQDCQGSLQADFASHKIGGGTLRSGCAQEEIFFLTHPETIAVSFLTEPLCKNEALIIKGVNRYVAHQGYSSRLTCLGPAHWHEKQQNYIPTRFQNSLVPTTIVAVDAIHYKSREDSFNQFKRSHFMRDLQKLYSALEATITDSDLTEKRTPFASGHWGCGVFRGDIELKSIIQWLAASRSQRQLIYCITGSNKKFLSEPDIRFLSTVYPTVGSLFTAVLSILDSVSLTTTPLIWNLLKEKHVQF